In a genomic window of Candidatus Thiothrix sulfatifontis:
- the vioA gene encoding dTDP-4-amino-4,6-dideoxy-D-glucose aminotransferase VioA, protein MDNDKPIYVTQPYLPPLEELIPYLEKIWDNKVLTNGGPFHQQLEKALCEYLSVEHIALFANGTIALVTALQALRITGEVITTPYSFVATAHSLLWNGIKPVFVDIDPNTLNLEPSKIEAAITPQTTAIMPVHVYGHPCDVDAIQKIADNYNLRVIYDAAHAFGVKCHCGSVLNHGDLSVLSFHATKVFNTFEGGAIICPDAKTKQRIDHLKNFGFVDEITVVAPGINGKMSELNAAVGLLQLQHIDEALKYRQEIDAHYREALANVKGIRCVNDAGEQAANYAYFPIMVEDDYPLNRDELYFKLREHNIFARRYFYPLISEFPMYRGLRSATPDNLPVASKAAQQVICLPIYPNLSHHEQQRIIQVIAGEK, encoded by the coding sequence ATGGATAATGATAAGCCCATCTACGTTACACAGCCCTATTTACCCCCGCTAGAAGAGCTAATTCCTTATCTTGAAAAGATTTGGGATAACAAAGTGCTTACTAATGGTGGGCCTTTTCATCAACAATTAGAAAAAGCGTTGTGTGAGTATTTAAGTGTTGAACACATTGCCTTATTTGCCAATGGTACAATTGCATTGGTCACGGCTTTGCAAGCCCTGCGTATTACCGGTGAGGTGATTACTACGCCGTATTCGTTTGTGGCAACAGCGCACTCACTGCTGTGGAACGGTATTAAGCCTGTATTTGTTGATATTGACCCTAACACGCTGAATCTTGAGCCGAGCAAAATTGAAGCAGCTATTACACCACAAACCACTGCGATTATGCCGGTGCATGTCTATGGACACCCTTGTGATGTTGATGCTATTCAGAAAATTGCAGATAACTATAATTTGCGCGTGATTTATGATGCCGCCCATGCGTTTGGGGTTAAATGTCATTGTGGCAGTGTTTTGAATCACGGTGATTTGTCGGTTTTGAGTTTTCATGCCACTAAGGTTTTTAACACCTTTGAAGGTGGTGCAATTATTTGCCCTGATGCAAAAACAAAACAGCGTATTGACCATTTGAAAAATTTCGGCTTTGTTGATGAGATCACCGTTGTTGCTCCTGGCATTAATGGGAAAATGAGTGAACTCAATGCGGCTGTAGGCTTATTGCAGTTACAACATATTGATGAGGCTTTGAAATACCGCCAAGAAATTGATGCGCATTATCGTGAAGCTTTAGCTAATGTTAAGGGAATCCGTTGCGTTAATGATGCTGGCGAACAAGCGGCTAATTATGCCTATTTCCCTATCATGGTCGAAGATGATTATCCATTAAACCGTGATGAGCTATATTTCAAATTGCGGGAACATAACATTTTTGCACGTCGCTATTTTTATCCATTAATTTCAGAATTCCCTATGTATCGCGGCTTGCGCTCTGCGACACCTGACAATTTACCCGTTGCCTCAAAAGCAGCGCAACAAGTGATTTGCTTGCCTATCTATCCAAATCTTTCGCATCATGAGCAACAACGAATTATTCAGGTTATTGCCGGAGAAAAATAA
- a CDS encoding acyltransferase encodes MAAISHETLEQMGFAEIGSNVLISEKATFYNCNKIKLLDNCRIDDFCVVAAGEGGVNVGRYVHIAVGSTLIGAGNITLSDFSGLSSRVAIYSSSDDYSGAFMTNPTVPKQLTNVKHADVYLGKHVIVGSGSVILPGVRLEEGVAIGALSLVTKSCKTFGIYAGNPAKLIKERKKDLLTLEQQLLNHKKNES; translated from the coding sequence ATGGCAGCTATTAGTCATGAAACTCTAGAACAGATGGGCTTTGCTGAAATTGGTAGTAATGTCCTAATCTCAGAAAAAGCCACTTTTTATAATTGCAATAAAATTAAATTATTGGATAACTGCCGTATAGATGATTTCTGTGTAGTTGCAGCAGGAGAAGGAGGAGTTAATGTTGGGCGATATGTCCATATTGCTGTAGGCTCAACATTGATCGGGGCTGGAAATATAACATTATCTGACTTTAGTGGTTTATCATCAAGAGTTGCTATTTACTCAAGTAGTGATGATTACTCTGGGGCTTTCATGACTAATCCTACTGTTCCTAAACAGCTCACTAATGTCAAACATGCTGATGTTTATTTAGGTAAGCATGTCATTGTGGGTAGTGGGAGTGTGATATTGCCGGGGGTTAGATTGGAGGAAGGTGTGGCTATCGGAGCTTTATCTTTGGTCACGAAAAGCTGTAAGACTTTTGGGATTTATGCAGGGAATCCAGCTAAACTTATCAAAGAAAGAAAAAAAGACTTATTAACATTAGAACAACAATTATTAAACCACAAGAAAAATGAATCTTAA